One Baekduia alba genomic window, CTGCCGATCCGGCTGGACGGCTCCCCCACGCTGCAGGAGCGCGTCCTGCCGCGCTTCGCGTCGGGCGAGTGGCTGGCCGCCTTCGCGCTCAGCGAGCCCGACGCCGGCAGCGACGTCGGCGCGACGCGCACGCGCGCGCGGCGCGACGCCGACGGCTGGGTGATCGACGGCACCAAGAACTGGATCACGAACGCCGGCGTGGCCGGCGCCTACGTCGTGTTCGCCATCACCGACGCCGACGCGCCGGCGTCCCGCGGCATGACGGCCTTCCTCGTCGAGGCCGACGCGCCCGGGTTCTCGGTGGCCAAGCTGGAGCACAAGATGGGAATGCGCGGCTCGCCGACGGGCCAGCTGGTCCTCGACGGCGTGCGCGTCGGCGACGACGCGGTGATCGGCGTGGTCGGCGACGGGTTCAAGGTCGCGATGCGCACGCTCGATCACTCGCGCCTGGGCATCGCCGCGCAGGCGCTCGGCATCGCGCAGGGCGCGACCGACTACGCCGCCGGCTACGCCCGCGAGCGCACGGCCTTCGGCAAGCCGATCAACCGCCTGCAGGCGATCGAGTCCAAGCTCGCCGACATGGAGACGCGCACCGCGGCGGCGCGCGAGCTGCTCTACCGCGCGGCCGCGAAGGCCGACGCGGGCGACAGCGACCTCGGCAAGTACTCCGCCATGGCCAAGCTCTTCTGCTCGGACACGGCGATGGCCGTCGCCGTCGACGCCGTCCAGGTCCTCGGGGGCTACGGCTACGTCACCGAGTACCCGGTCGAGCGGATGATGCGCGACGCCAAGCTGACGCAGATCTACGAAGGCACCAACGAGATCCAGCGGGTCGTCGTCGGCCGTAGCCTGCGGTGAGGCCTGGGGTCAGCGAAGCGCCGCCGCCGCGCTCGCGCCGCGGTGGCGACGCCCACAG contains:
- a CDS encoding acyl-CoA dehydrogenase family protein, translated to MSQPNPALAAPNQYALTDEQREFAALARQLAEERVRPRAAEIDAEAAFPQDIRQLFAEQDLLALPFDEAHGGTGTGALTLCVVIEEISKACATCGLMLAVQDLGTLPIRLDGSPTLQERVLPRFASGEWLAAFALSEPDAGSDVGATRTRARRDADGWVIDGTKNWITNAGVAGAYVVFAITDADAPASRGMTAFLVEADAPGFSVAKLEHKMGMRGSPTGQLVLDGVRVGDDAVIGVVGDGFKVAMRTLDHSRLGIAAQALGIAQGATDYAAGYARERTAFGKPINRLQAIESKLADMETRTAAARELLYRAAAKADAGDSDLGKYSAMAKLFCSDTAMAVAVDAVQVLGGYGYVTEYPVERMMRDAKLTQIYEGTNEIQRVVVGRSLR